One part of the Herbiconiux aconitum genome encodes these proteins:
- the gap gene encoding type I glyceraldehyde-3-phosphate dehydrogenase — translation MSVKIGINGFGRIGRNFFRAALAKGSDLEIVAVNDLTDNKALAHLLKYDSITGRLDAKVELDGDKIVVNGKPIIVLAERNPADLPWGELGVDIVIESTGRFTKSDDARQHIAAGAKKVIVSAPATGSDVATLVLGVNEGTYDPAIHDIISNASCTTNCLAPLAKVLLDNFGIERGLMTTVHAYTADQNLQDGPHSDLRRARAAAVNIIPTSTGAAKALGLVIPELVGKLDGYALRVPVPTGSITDLTVELSTPATVEQINEAYKNAANDSLKGILSYTEDPIVSSDIVSDPHSSIFDAGLTKVIGNQVKVASWYDNEWGYSNRLVDITEYVADRL, via the coding sequence GTGTCTGTAAAGATCGGCATCAACGGCTTCGGCCGCATCGGTCGCAACTTCTTCCGCGCCGCCCTCGCCAAGGGGAGTGACCTCGAGATCGTCGCGGTCAACGACCTCACCGACAACAAGGCGCTCGCCCACCTCCTCAAGTACGACTCGATCACGGGCCGGCTCGACGCGAAGGTGGAGCTCGACGGCGACAAGATCGTCGTGAACGGCAAGCCGATCATCGTGCTCGCCGAGCGCAACCCCGCCGACCTCCCCTGGGGCGAGCTGGGCGTCGACATCGTCATCGAGTCGACCGGCCGCTTCACGAAGAGCGACGACGCGCGCCAGCACATCGCAGCCGGCGCCAAGAAGGTCATCGTCTCGGCTCCTGCCACGGGCTCGGATGTCGCCACCCTGGTGCTCGGTGTGAACGAGGGCACCTACGACCCGGCGATCCACGACATCATCTCCAACGCCTCCTGCACGACGAACTGCCTCGCGCCGCTCGCCAAGGTGCTGCTCGACAACTTCGGCATCGAGCGCGGTCTGATGACGACGGTGCACGCCTACACCGCCGACCAGAACCTGCAGGACGGGCCGCACAGCGACCTCCGCCGTGCCCGCGCCGCAGCAGTCAACATCATCCCCACGTCGACCGGTGCCGCCAAGGCGCTCGGCCTCGTCATCCCGGAGCTCGTCGGCAAGCTCGACGGCTACGCGCTGCGCGTTCCGGTTCCGACCGGCTCGATCACCGACCTCACCGTCGAACTCAGCACCCCGGCCACCGTCGAGCAGATCAACGAGGCGTACAAGAACGCCGCGAACGACTCGCTCAAGGGCATCCTGAGCTACACCGAAGACCCGATCGTGTCGAGCGACATCGTCTCCGACCCGCACTCGTCGATCTTCGACGCCGGCCTCACCAAGGTGATCGGCAACCAGGTCAAGGTCGCCTCGTGGTACGACAACGAGTGGGGGTACTCCAACCGTCTCGTCGACATCACCGAGTACGTCGCCGACCGGCTCTGA
- a CDS encoding superoxide dismutase, whose protein sequence is MAEYTLPELPYDYAALEPHISGKIMQLHHDKHHATYVAGANTALTSLAAAREAGDLANVNKLEKDLAFNLGGHVNHSIFWTNLTPDTQTPEGELAAAINDAFGSFEKFQAHFTAVALGVQGSGWAVLGYDVIGGNITVFQLFDQQGNIPFGVVPLFMLDVWEHAYYLDYLNVRADYIKAVWNIANWANVAERLSAAREKTSGLLVLS, encoded by the coding sequence ATGGCTGAGTACACTCTGCCGGAACTGCCGTATGACTACGCGGCACTCGAGCCGCACATCAGCGGCAAGATCATGCAGCTCCATCACGACAAGCATCACGCCACCTACGTCGCGGGCGCGAACACCGCGCTCACCTCGCTCGCCGCGGCTCGCGAAGCCGGCGACCTCGCCAACGTCAACAAACTCGAGAAAGACCTCGCGTTCAACCTCGGCGGCCACGTCAACCACTCCATCTTCTGGACGAACCTGACCCCCGACACGCAGACGCCCGAGGGCGAGCTCGCGGCGGCGATCAACGACGCCTTCGGTTCGTTCGAGAAGTTCCAGGCCCACTTCACCGCCGTGGCACTGGGTGTCCAGGGCTCCGGCTGGGCTGTGCTCGGCTACGACGTGATCGGCGGCAACATCACCGTCTTCCAGCTCTTCGACCAGCAGGGCAACATTCCCTTCGGCGTCGTGCCGCTGTTCATGCTCGACGTCTGGGAGCACGCCTACTACCTCGACTACCTGAACGTGCGCGCCGACTACATCAAGGCCGTCTGGAACATCGCCAACTGGGCGAACGTGGCCGAACGCCTCTCCGCGGCCCGCGAGAAGACCTCCGGCCTGCTGGTACTGTCGTAG
- the whiA gene encoding DNA-binding protein WhiA, which translates to MALTADVKDELARVAVSKTTVRAAELATVLRFAGGLHLISSRIAIEAELDTADIVKRVLRDLAELYGVKGDVSMIAPSGVRREGTYLVRVLDGGETLARQTGLLDARRRPIRGLPNRLTTGGRDDLAAVWRGAFLAAGSLTDPGRSAALEVTCPGNEAAMALVGAASRLGVSTKAREVRGVHRVVIRDGEAIAAMLGIMGAANTVTKWEEMRQRREVRATANRLVNFDDANLRRSAQAAVAACARVERAMEILGDDIPEHLKYAGELRLAHRDSSLDELGHHADPPMTKDAIAGRIRRLLAMADKQATDLGIPGTEANLPPDLDD; encoded by the coding sequence TTGGCACTCACCGCCGACGTCAAAGACGAACTGGCCCGCGTCGCGGTCAGTAAGACGACAGTGCGGGCCGCCGAGCTCGCGACGGTCCTGCGGTTCGCCGGGGGACTGCACCTGATCTCCTCGCGGATCGCGATCGAGGCCGAGCTCGACACCGCCGACATCGTGAAGCGCGTGCTCCGCGACCTCGCCGAGCTCTACGGAGTGAAGGGTGACGTGTCGATGATCGCGCCCTCGGGCGTGCGTCGTGAAGGCACCTACCTGGTGCGGGTGCTCGACGGCGGCGAGACACTGGCCCGCCAGACCGGACTGCTGGATGCGCGCCGCCGGCCGATCCGCGGGCTCCCGAATCGTCTCACCACCGGTGGCCGCGACGACCTCGCGGCCGTCTGGCGGGGCGCATTCCTGGCCGCGGGATCGTTGACCGACCCCGGTCGCTCGGCGGCCCTCGAGGTGACCTGCCCCGGCAACGAGGCCGCGATGGCCCTCGTCGGCGCGGCCTCGCGGCTCGGCGTCTCCACGAAGGCGCGCGAGGTGCGCGGAGTGCATCGCGTGGTCATCCGTGACGGTGAGGCGATCGCCGCGATGCTCGGCATCATGGGTGCTGCGAACACGGTCACCAAGTGGGAGGAGATGCGCCAGCGCCGCGAGGTGCGGGCCACAGCCAACCGCCTGGTGAACTTCGACGACGCGAACCTCCGGCGTTCGGCGCAGGCCGCCGTCGCCGCGTGCGCACGTGTCGAGCGGGCCATGGAGATCCTCGGCGACGACATCCCCGAGCACCTGAAGTACGCGGGCGAGTTGCGCCTGGCGCACCGCGATTCCAGCCTCGACGAGCTCGGCCATCATGCCGATCCGCCGATGACGAAAGACGCCATCGCCGGCCGCATCCGCCGCCTCCTGGCGATGGCCGACAAGCAGGCCACCGACCTCGGTATCCCGGGCACCGAAGCAAACCTGCCTCCCGATCTCGACGACTGA
- the rapZ gene encoding RNase adapter RapZ, with protein sequence MTPEPPQQQEVLIVTGMSGAGRSTVANALEDLGWYVVDNLPPQMLRPLVDLAEHAGSTLPRIAAVVDVRGRDFFSDLQEIIKDLRGGIQLRVVFLEATDQALVRRFEQVRRPHPLQGNGTLLDGIGAERSRLSPIRESSDIVIDTSDLNIHQLATVVQERFSAADTAGVQVTVMSFGFKYGAPTDADGIADARFLPNPFWVPELRAHTGLDSDVSEYVLGQSGAREFVDAYAKALEPVLAGYQRENKRHATIAIGCTGGKHRSVAIARELAEKIGTFPGVVVNVKHRDLGRE encoded by the coding sequence ATGACCCCGGAACCACCCCAGCAACAGGAAGTGCTGATCGTCACGGGCATGTCCGGTGCGGGTCGTTCGACCGTCGCCAACGCCCTCGAAGACCTCGGCTGGTACGTGGTCGACAATCTGCCGCCGCAGATGCTGCGGCCGCTGGTCGATCTCGCCGAGCACGCCGGGTCGACTCTGCCGCGCATCGCCGCCGTGGTGGATGTGCGCGGTCGCGACTTCTTCTCCGACCTGCAGGAGATCATCAAAGACCTCCGTGGCGGCATCCAGTTGCGCGTTGTCTTCCTCGAGGCCACCGATCAAGCGCTGGTGCGGCGCTTCGAGCAGGTGCGGCGCCCCCATCCGCTGCAGGGCAACGGCACGCTGCTCGACGGCATCGGCGCCGAGCGCTCGCGGCTGAGCCCCATCCGCGAGTCGAGCGACATCGTGATCGACACCTCCGATCTCAACATCCACCAGCTCGCCACCGTGGTGCAGGAGCGGTTCTCGGCCGCCGACACCGCGGGAGTGCAGGTGACCGTGATGAGTTTCGGTTTCAAGTACGGCGCTCCCACCGACGCCGACGGGATCGCCGACGCGCGGTTCCTGCCGAACCCGTTCTGGGTGCCGGAGCTCCGCGCCCACACCGGCCTCGACTCCGACGTGAGCGAATACGTGCTCGGCCAGTCCGGTGCGCGGGAGTTCGTCGACGCCTACGCCAAAGCACTCGAACCCGTTCTCGCGGGGTATCAGCGGGAGAACAAGCGGCACGCGACCATCGCCATCGGCTGCACGGGCGGCAAGCACCGCTCCGTCGCCATCGCGCGTGAACTCGCCGAGAAGATCGGCACGTTCCCCGGGGTCGTCGTGAACGTCAAACACCGCGACCTCGGTCGGGAGTGA
- the uvrC gene encoding excinuclease ABC subunit UvrC produces the protein MANTVSYRPKAGEIPTQPGVYRFKDASGRVLYVGKAKNLRARLSNYFAPLRSLHERTRRMVTTAAGVEWTVVATDVESLQLEYTWIKEFDPPFNVKFRDDKTYPFMAVTLGDEAPRVMVTRNHRIKGARYFGPYPKIWAVKDTIDLMIKAFPIRTCSDSSYKHAMQTGRPCFPGQIGRCGGPCSGRVTIEEHREIVDDFVAFMAGGDSRFVTAARKNMKKASERQDYEAAAKYRDQLQALEAVLAKSAVVLRDGVDADVFGVEHDELAASVQQFIVRGGRIRGERSWTVDKEIDVDTAELVDSILQQAYEGDVPPREIIVPALPDDTAELETWLGERRAKGKVVLHTAQRGEKAALMQTASMNAKNNLMLYKTRRSSDFVARSQALTDIQEALGMTDAPLRMECYDVSHLAGTNIVASMVVFEDGLARKDQYRRFSIADSTDDTESIYQVITRRLAYLKDQPAEAATDASALPDQTFTEGEGPDESTAEELVVQERRKKFAYPPNLLIVDGGQPQVNAAARALEESGVQGIFLAGIAKRLEEVWLPDTDYPVILPRGSEALFMIQRIRDEAHRFAITHQRARRKRDISSVLSEVPGLGPSRVRELLKHFGSVSELKKADSAAIAEVKGIGPTLAESIRSTLSR, from the coding sequence ATGGCAAACACTGTTTCGTACCGCCCGAAAGCGGGGGAGATCCCCACGCAACCAGGCGTCTATCGTTTCAAAGACGCATCCGGGCGCGTGCTCTACGTCGGCAAGGCGAAGAACCTCCGGGCGCGTCTCAGCAACTACTTCGCACCCCTCCGCAGCCTGCACGAACGCACCCGGCGCATGGTCACCACGGCCGCGGGCGTGGAGTGGACGGTGGTGGCGACGGATGTCGAGTCGCTGCAGCTCGAATACACCTGGATCAAGGAGTTCGACCCGCCCTTCAACGTCAAATTCCGTGACGACAAGACCTACCCCTTCATGGCGGTGACGCTGGGCGACGAGGCACCGCGGGTGATGGTGACGCGCAACCATCGCATCAAGGGCGCCCGTTACTTCGGGCCCTACCCGAAGATCTGGGCGGTGAAAGACACCATCGACTTGATGATCAAGGCGTTCCCCATCCGCACCTGCTCCGATTCGAGCTACAAGCATGCGATGCAGACCGGCCGGCCGTGTTTTCCGGGCCAGATCGGTCGCTGCGGCGGCCCGTGCTCCGGCCGGGTGACGATCGAGGAGCATCGCGAGATCGTCGACGACTTCGTGGCGTTCATGGCGGGCGGCGACTCCCGCTTCGTGACGGCGGCGCGCAAGAACATGAAGAAGGCCTCCGAGCGGCAGGACTACGAGGCGGCCGCGAAGTACCGCGACCAGTTGCAGGCGCTGGAAGCCGTGCTCGCGAAGAGCGCGGTCGTGCTGCGCGACGGTGTCGACGCCGACGTCTTCGGGGTGGAGCACGACGAGTTGGCCGCCAGTGTGCAGCAGTTCATCGTGCGCGGTGGGCGCATCCGCGGTGAGCGTTCGTGGACGGTCGACAAAGAGATCGACGTCGACACCGCCGAACTGGTCGACTCGATCCTGCAGCAGGCCTACGAGGGCGATGTGCCGCCCCGCGAGATCATCGTGCCGGCCCTGCCCGACGACACGGCCGAGCTCGAGACCTGGCTGGGGGAGCGGCGCGCGAAGGGCAAGGTCGTGCTGCACACGGCGCAGCGCGGCGAGAAGGCCGCTCTCATGCAGACCGCGTCGATGAACGCGAAGAACAACCTCATGCTCTACAAGACCCGCCGCTCCTCCGACTTCGTGGCGCGGTCGCAGGCGCTCACCGACATCCAGGAGGCGCTGGGAATGACGGATGCGCCGCTCCGGATGGAGTGCTACGACGTCTCGCACCTGGCCGGCACGAACATCGTCGCCTCGATGGTGGTGTTCGAAGACGGCCTGGCCCGTAAAGACCAGTACCGCCGTTTCTCGATCGCCGACTCAACCGACGACACCGAGTCGATCTACCAGGTGATCACGCGGCGTCTGGCCTACCTGAAAGACCAGCCGGCCGAGGCTGCGACGGATGCGTCGGCGCTTCCCGACCAGACCTTCACCGAGGGCGAAGGCCCCGATGAGAGCACTGCGGAGGAGCTGGTCGTGCAGGAGCGGAGGAAGAAGTTCGCCTACCCGCCGAATCTCCTCATCGTCGACGGCGGGCAGCCGCAGGTGAACGCGGCGGCGCGGGCCCTCGAGGAATCCGGGGTGCAGGGTATCTTCCTGGCCGGCATCGCGAAGCGGCTCGAAGAGGTCTGGCTGCCCGACACCGATTACCCGGTGATCCTGCCGCGCGGCAGCGAGGCCCTGTTCATGATCCAGCGCATCCGAGACGAAGCGCACCGCTTCGCCATCACCCACCAGCGGGCCAGGCGCAAGCGCGACATCTCGAGCGTGCTGAGCGAGGTTCCCGGGCTCGGCCCGTCGCGGGTGCGCGAGCTGCTGAAGCACTTCGGTTCGGTGTCGGAGTTGAAGAAAGCCGACTCGGCGGCCATCGCCGAGGTCAAGGGAATCGGACCGACGCTGGCGGAGAGCATCCGTTCGACCCTGTCTCGGTGA
- a CDS encoding plasmid pRiA4b ORF-3 family protein, whose protein sequence is MGVKRRQPRRPVRRSAAGSTATATKAVLIAFERWYARHLVSVGDDHLPTDRTVALLSDLFDRSRGALHAPTAPVLEGLLAGIDDDPERAGELPDVIQTLEHYLDFAVETGSWSGTDDEIDESAELLEVAFELSTALLGFLVDSLDEVEDVPVDRARAALETLAPPLRTPEALLGRLRDVLGGVDSTEPGDVAVQRVIGLLCVAVDPGLLPERSEKRIQAMLDTAAGATVDQARMADVDTTRMLALLEGDGLIERVKTSGIDRFETPEDLRPALADAVVEIADELGLLDDDVINPHPAGTALQVKVAVVGTEPAEWRRLLLAAESDLGELHLAAQLSLDWPNEEPHEFTVAGEPDTVFTSFGRVTSDASAGAGVGVVADTDDAEDDRIDENDVQLGELLIDVGDEIEYRYGVEPRRLVIRLERIGEPDGGPLPRCVGATAGIDLVEADGLLASLRLR, encoded by the coding sequence ATGGGTGTCAAGCGTCGACAACCTCGGCGACCCGTGCGTCGGAGCGCGGCCGGCTCGACGGCGACCGCCACGAAGGCCGTCTTGATCGCCTTCGAGCGCTGGTATGCGCGGCACCTGGTGTCCGTCGGAGACGACCACCTTCCGACCGACCGGACCGTTGCGCTGCTCAGCGATCTCTTCGACCGTAGCCGGGGCGCGCTGCACGCCCCGACCGCCCCGGTGCTTGAGGGCCTGCTCGCCGGCATCGACGACGATCCCGAGCGCGCAGGCGAGCTGCCGGATGTCATCCAGACGCTCGAGCACTACCTCGACTTCGCCGTGGAGACCGGCTCCTGGTCGGGCACCGACGATGAGATCGACGAGAGCGCGGAGCTCCTCGAAGTTGCGTTCGAACTGAGCACGGCGCTGCTCGGGTTCCTCGTGGACTCCCTCGACGAGGTCGAAGACGTTCCGGTGGATCGAGCCCGCGCTGCCCTGGAGACCCTGGCCCCGCCTTTGCGCACGCCTGAAGCGCTGCTCGGGCGTCTGCGGGACGTTCTCGGAGGCGTCGATTCGACCGAACCGGGCGACGTGGCGGTTCAACGCGTCATCGGTCTGCTCTGCGTGGCCGTCGATCCGGGCTTGCTGCCAGAGAGGTCGGAGAAGCGCATCCAGGCGATGCTCGACACCGCAGCCGGTGCCACCGTCGACCAGGCCCGAATGGCCGACGTCGACACGACACGGATGCTGGCCCTCCTCGAGGGGGACGGGCTGATCGAACGGGTCAAGACGTCGGGAATCGACCGCTTCGAGACGCCGGAGGACCTGCGACCGGCACTGGCCGATGCGGTCGTGGAGATCGCCGACGAGTTGGGCCTCCTCGACGACGACGTGATCAATCCGCACCCGGCCGGAACCGCCCTGCAGGTGAAGGTCGCCGTCGTCGGCACGGAGCCGGCCGAATGGCGACGGCTGCTGCTGGCCGCCGAGTCCGATCTCGGAGAGCTGCACCTCGCCGCCCAGCTGAGCCTGGATTGGCCGAACGAGGAGCCCCACGAGTTCACGGTGGCGGGCGAGCCCGACACCGTGTTCACGTCCTTCGGCCGGGTCACGAGCGATGCCTCTGCCGGAGCGGGCGTCGGGGTCGTTGCCGACACGGATGACGCTGAAGACGATCGGATCGACGAGAACGACGTGCAACTCGGCGAGCTGCTCATCGACGTCGGAGACGAGATCGAGTATCGCTACGGTGTCGAACCGCGTCGGCTGGTCATCAGGCTGGAGCGGATCGGAGAACCCGATGGCGGCCCGCTCCCCCGCTGCGTGGGAGCAACGGCCGGCATCGACCTCGTCGAGGCCGACGGACTCCTCGCGTCGCTCCGGCTGCGCTGA
- the uvrA gene encoding excinuclease ABC subunit UvrA — MEFRHGSSGKLSVHGARVHNLRDVDIEIPRDSLVVFTGLSGSGKSSLAFDTIFAEGQRRYVESLSAYARQFLGQVDRPDVDFIEGLSPAVSIDQKSTNRNPRSTVGTITEIYDYMRLLWARIGIPHCPICGETISAQTVQQIADQLMELEPGIRYQILSPVVSQKKGEFVDLFKELSASGYSRAIVDGDLIQLTEPPKLKKQIKHDISVVVDRLVAGPEILGRLTDSLETALRLTDGLVQINYVDENGPEAWQTFSEKLSCPNQHPIQLTEIEPRTFSFNAPFGACPECSGLGTRMSVDQDLLLGDEDLSINDGVIIPWTTQGKGLFQYYEKLLEGLARDLDFSLSTPWKKLKPDVQEAILRGDNFEVKVKWKNRYGREMSYTSGFEGVMPYIERQFLQADSDSQRARWGEYLREVPCPVCDGKRLKPEVLAVTVDSHSIADVAELSLIEAQSFMGKLNLTDREAMIAAQVLREIKARLDFLIEVGLNYLSLSRAAGSLSGGEAQRIRLATQIGSGLTGVLYVLDEPSIGLHQRDNRRLIETLVKLKSLGNTLIVVEHDEDTIRTADWIVDIGPGAGVNGGTVVHSGHYDELLANTRSLTGDYLSGRKSIETPKKRRPIDRKRIITVVDAEANNLKKVTADFPLGVMTAVTGVSGSGKSSLVNDILYRVMANQLNGARKLPGKHKRVTGLDNLDKVVHVDQAPIGRTPRSNPATYTGVFDRIRTLFSETAEAKARGYLPGRFSFNVKGGRCEACSGDGTIKIEMNFLPDVYVACEVCGGARYNRDTLAVHYKGKNIAEVLDMPISEAAEFFEPISAIHRFLNTLVEVGLGYVRLGQSATTLSGGEAQRVKLATELQRRSNGRSIYVLDEPTTGLHFEDVRKLLLVLNSLVDKGNTVIVIEHNLDVIKSADWLIDLGPEGGSGGGTIIATGTPEKVAKVEASHTGRFLKEVLAAPAKR, encoded by the coding sequence GTGGAGTTCCGCCATGGTTCCAGCGGAAAACTGAGCGTCCACGGCGCCCGGGTGCACAACCTGCGCGACGTCGACATCGAGATCCCACGCGACTCCCTCGTCGTGTTCACCGGGCTGTCGGGTTCCGGCAAGTCGAGCCTCGCCTTCGACACCATCTTCGCCGAGGGTCAGCGCCGCTACGTCGAGTCGCTGAGCGCCTACGCCCGTCAGTTCCTCGGTCAGGTCGACCGGCCCGACGTCGACTTCATCGAGGGGCTCAGCCCTGCGGTGTCGATCGATCAGAAGTCCACGAACCGCAACCCGCGGTCGACGGTGGGCACGATCACCGAGATCTACGACTACATGCGGCTGCTCTGGGCGCGCATCGGCATCCCGCACTGTCCGATCTGCGGTGAGACCATCTCGGCTCAGACCGTGCAGCAGATCGCCGACCAGCTCATGGAACTCGAGCCGGGCATCCGCTACCAGATCCTCAGCCCCGTCGTCTCGCAGAAGAAGGGCGAGTTCGTCGACCTGTTCAAAGAGCTCTCCGCGAGCGGCTACTCCCGGGCGATCGTCGACGGTGACCTCATTCAGCTGACCGAGCCGCCGAAGCTCAAGAAACAGATCAAGCACGACATCTCGGTCGTGGTCGATCGCCTGGTGGCCGGCCCCGAGATCCTCGGGCGGCTCACCGACTCCCTCGAGACCGCTCTGCGGCTCACCGACGGGCTGGTGCAGATCAACTACGTCGACGAGAACGGCCCCGAGGCATGGCAGACCTTCTCCGAGAAGCTGTCCTGCCCCAACCAGCACCCCATTCAGCTCACCGAGATCGAGCCGCGAACCTTCTCGTTCAACGCGCCGTTCGGCGCCTGCCCGGAATGCTCCGGCCTCGGCACGCGGATGTCGGTCGACCAAGACCTCCTGCTGGGCGACGAAGACCTCAGCATCAACGACGGCGTGATTATCCCGTGGACCACGCAGGGCAAGGGTCTCTTCCAGTACTACGAGAAGCTACTCGAGGGCCTGGCCCGCGATCTCGACTTCTCGCTGAGCACGCCGTGGAAGAAGTTGAAGCCCGACGTGCAGGAGGCGATCCTGCGCGGCGACAACTTCGAGGTCAAGGTCAAGTGGAAGAACCGCTACGGCCGTGAGATGAGCTACACCTCGGGCTTCGAGGGAGTGATGCCCTACATCGAGCGCCAGTTCCTCCAGGCCGACTCCGATTCGCAGCGTGCGCGCTGGGGCGAATACCTCCGCGAGGTGCCCTGCCCCGTCTGCGACGGCAAGCGTCTGAAGCCCGAAGTCCTCGCGGTCACCGTCGATTCGCACAGCATCGCGGATGTCGCGGAGCTCAGCCTGATCGAAGCCCAGTCGTTCATGGGCAAGCTGAACCTGACCGACCGTGAGGCGATGATCGCCGCCCAGGTGCTGCGCGAGATCAAGGCACGTCTCGACTTCTTGATCGAGGTCGGCCTGAACTACCTCAGCTTGTCGCGCGCGGCCGGGTCGCTCTCGGGCGGCGAGGCTCAGCGCATCCGTCTTGCCACTCAGATCGGCTCGGGCCTCACCGGGGTGCTCTACGTGCTCGACGAACCGTCGATCGGTCTGCATCAGCGCGACAACCGGCGCCTGATCGAGACCCTGGTGAAACTGAAGAGCCTCGGCAACACGCTGATCGTGGTGGAGCACGACGAAGACACCATCCGCACGGCCGACTGGATCGTCGACATCGGTCCCGGCGCCGGTGTGAACGGTGGAACCGTCGTTCATTCGGGTCACTACGACGAATTGCTCGCGAACACCCGCTCGCTCACCGGAGACTACCTCTCGGGTCGCAAGTCGATCGAGACGCCGAAGAAGCGTCGCCCGATCGACCGGAAGCGGATTATCACGGTCGTCGACGCCGAAGCCAACAACCTCAAGAAGGTCACGGCCGACTTCCCGCTCGGCGTGATGACCGCGGTCACCGGCGTGAGCGGATCGGGCAAGTCCAGTCTCGTCAACGACATCCTTTACCGGGTGATGGCCAATCAGCTGAACGGAGCGCGCAAGCTCCCGGGCAAGCACAAGCGCGTCACTGGGCTCGACAATCTCGACAAGGTGGTGCACGTCGACCAGGCGCCGATCGGCCGCACCCCGCGCTCGAACCCGGCGACGTACACGGGCGTGTTCGACCGCATCCGCACCCTCTTCTCCGAGACCGCGGAGGCCAAAGCCCGTGGCTACCTGCCGGGCCGGTTCTCGTTCAACGTCAAGGGCGGCCGCTGCGAGGCCTGCTCGGGCGACGGCACGATCAAGATCGAGATGAACTTCCTGCCCGACGTCTACGTGGCGTGCGAGGTCTGCGGTGGTGCGCGCTACAACCGCGACACCCTGGCCGTGCACTACAAGGGCAAGAACATCGCCGAGGTGCTCGACATGCCGATCTCCGAGGCGGCCGAGTTCTTCGAGCCGATCTCCGCGATCCACCGCTTCCTGAACACCCTGGTCGAGGTGGGCCTCGGCTACGTGCGTCTGGGCCAAAGTGCCACCACGTTGAGCGGCGGCGAGGCGCAACGCGTGAAGCTCGCCACCGAGCTGCAGCGGCGGTCGAACGGCCGTAGCATCTACGTTCTCGACGAGCCGACCACCGGTCTGCACTTCGAAGACGTGCGCAAGCTCTTGCTGGTGCTCAACAGTCTGGTCGACAAGGGAAACACGGTGATCGTGATCGAGCACAACCTCGACGTGATCAAGTCGGCCGACTGGCTGATCGACCTCGGTCCCGAAGGTGGATCGGGCGGCGGAACCATCATCGCCACCGGCACCCCGGAGAAGGTCGCGAAGGTCGAGGCGAGCCACACCGGTCGCTTCCTCAAAGAGGTTCTGGCGGCGCCGGCCAAACGCTGA